One stretch of Streptomyces sp. R21 DNA includes these proteins:
- a CDS encoding helix-turn-helix domain-containing protein: MTDATDLAERAGDRDPRIGLRAVSALRRLLEQLEAVQVRSARNQGWSWQEIAAELGVSRQAVHKKYGRQ, encoded by the coding sequence ATGACTGACGCAACGGATCTCGCCGAGCGCGCGGGCGATCGCGATCCGCGGATCGGGCTGCGGGCGGTCTCCGCGCTGCGGAGGCTGCTGGAGCAGCTGGAGGCGGTGCAGGTGCGCAGCGCGCGCAATCAGGGCTGGTCGTGGCAGGAGATCGCCGCGGAACTCGGAGTGAGCAGGCAGGCCGTGCACAAGAAGTACGGGAGGCAGTGA
- a CDS encoding Clp protease N-terminal domain-containing protein has protein sequence MFERFTKDARALVEGAVVHSERTGAETVEEEHLLLALLDREAGRASFALASLGLTADRRESVERSLAEARRRGGLSRADAHALSGLGIDLSEIVSRVEEAHGEGVLAPRRRAGGRWAKRRPFAEGAKGTVVRSLRMAVARHDRRVGDEHFLLALTVRPGVPAEVLADHGVTYEKVTRVLYGDGGAAKAG, from the coding sequence ATGTTCGAGCGGTTCACCAAGGACGCCCGTGCCCTCGTCGAGGGTGCCGTCGTGCACTCCGAACGGACGGGCGCGGAGACGGTCGAGGAGGAGCACCTGCTCCTCGCGCTTCTCGACCGGGAGGCCGGTCGTGCGTCGTTCGCGCTGGCCTCGCTCGGGTTGACGGCCGACCGCCGGGAGTCCGTGGAGCGGTCGCTGGCCGAGGCCCGCCGCCGCGGCGGACTCTCCCGCGCCGACGCGCACGCCCTCTCCGGGCTCGGCATCGATCTTTCGGAGATCGTGTCCCGGGTCGAGGAAGCCCATGGGGAAGGGGTGCTCGCGCCGAGGAGAAGGGCCGGGGGCCGCTGGGCGAAGCGCCGGCCCTTCGCCGAGGGGGCCAAGGGCACGGTCGTGCGGTCCCTCCGGATGGCCGTCGCCCGGCACGACCGGCGCGTCGGGGACGAGCACTTCCTGTTGGCCCTCACCGTCCGCCCCGGCGTCCCCGCGGAGGTGCTCGCCGACCACGGGGTGACGTACGAGAAGGTCACGCGCGTGCTCTACGGCGACGGCGGAGCCGCGAAGGCGGGGTGA